The Prochlorococcus sp. MIT 0801 genomic sequence GATTTGTCAAATTCTATATTATTAGTTTGTTCTCCTCAACCATATGATATAGAGATGTTTGAACAGGTATGTTCACATGCTAAATCTAATGTAATTATGATTAATGGTAAGCTGGAAGACCCCATTGTTGGAATTGGAAGCGTAGGAAGAGAAATGAGAAAAAGATTTGCTAAAAAATGGAAAGTTTTATACTTTGTTCAACCATTATCGATGGGTGCATTATTAAAAAGATATCCCAATGATTGGGAACTTTTTAAATTAAATAATAATGGGTATTCTTTTGTTAAATCATTTATTAATAGGCCTGACGATGAAACAATAATTCTTAACTTGTAAATTAATGAAAAAAAAACTTTCTTTATATATTGGATTAATAATTATATCGATAAATACAGCTAATGGTAATTTGTTTTCGATATATTCATACGTCCGTCAAAGAATTAATATTAATTCTATAACTCCTGAAGAGACAAATATATGTTATGCATTACAAAAAAAGATAGAGGATTATATTGATAACTTTAATAGTAAAATAAGTGTTAATATATTAAATAAAAATGGTGAGTTTATTGTAGATATAAATGGAAAAATTCCTAGAATTCCTGCATCGAATCAAAAGATTTTGTCGAGTGCTTTTTCTTTAGATAATTTAGGACCAAACTATATTCTCAAAACATCTCTAAATGAGATGAGTAATGGAGGCTTATACCTTGATGCCTCTGGTGATCCTGACTTTGATAAAAGACATTTAGATGAGTTACTAAGAGGACTAAATAGTAAGGAGTTTAATACGGGTATTAAATTACCAATTTTAATCACTAGTAGTAAAAAAAATACTTGGTGGCCTCCTAGCTGGTCCTATTCTGATAGGAAAGAGGAGTATGGAGCACCAATTACTAAGTACTCGATAGCTAGTAATGCAAGTACTAATGCTTTAAATAATCCAATAGATAATTTTATTAATGAGTTAAAGACTTCTTTAGTAAGAAATAACTTATCAAGTAAATATTTTATTAAACCTGTTTATAATGATTTTTCTATTGATTTTGTTTCTACTATCAAAAGTGTTAATTCTGCGCCCTTATATATTTTACTTAATCTAGTTAATTCAGAAAGCCATAATTATACAGCTGAGGTTGTTTTTAGACATTCATTAAATAACTGGTCTCATGATTTTCCTAATGTTAAATACACTAAGTGGTTAAATGATCAAAACTTTGATTCAGATGATTTTATCTTTGCTGATGCTAGTGGTTTATCAAGAGATAATAGAGTTACCACATATGGTTTATCTCAATTTTTGAGAAGAATGCAATTAAGTAGATATTCCGATTATTATTTCTCATCTTTTTCTATTTTAGGGGTTAGAGGATCATTGGAAAATGTAAAAGCCCCAATAAATCTCAAAGGCAGAATTTTGGCTAAATCAGGAAGACTTAGTAACGTTAGATCTATTTCTGGTATTATATTAGGTAAAGATAAAATATTTAGTATTATTGTTAATAATAAGGAAAATTCGACGAAGAATATTATTAATATTTTATCAATAGTAGATAATACTAATTATTGTACTTAATTAGTATTTAGTTTCATAAGATCCTTAGCAATAAATTCAGGAACCATATGGCGAATCTCACCGCCAAATCTTGCGACTTCTTTGACTACTGAACTACTTAAAAAGCTATGGTGCGTTTCTGTCGCGAGAAAAATTGTTTCGTACTGATTATTTAAAGATCTGTTTGTATGAGCAACTTGTAGTTCATATTCAAAATCACTCATAGCTCTTAAGCCTCTTAAAATAAGATCAGCATTGTTTTCACGAGCACAATCTACAGTTAATCCTTTAAAAGCTATTGTTCTGCAACCTGGGATATCTTTAGTAGCATTTTCAATCTGCTCGATTCTTCTCTCGCAGGAGAAAGTTGCCTTTTTTGAGGGGTTTTCTAATACTGCAATGAGAACCTCCCCAAATAAATCACTTCCTCTTTGAATTAGATCAAGGTGCCCAAACGTTAATGGGTCGAAACTACCCGGATAAAGCGCCTTCATTGTGTTTTAGCTTTAAAAATGTCCAGTTCTTTCATAGAATCACATATCTACAAAAGTATCAAAGCGCATGACTCTCAATCAGGATGCAAAAAAAGTTCTTTTGCGCAAAATCCCTCATGGATTATTTATATGTGCAGTAAGAGAGGGTGATGAAATAAATGGTTTTACAGCTAGTTGGGTAACACAAGGTTCATTTACACCTCCATTAGTTGTAATGGCAGTTCGTGCCGATGGATCGAGTCATGGAATTATTCAAAGAACAAAGATGTTTTCTTTAAATGTTTTGAGAGAAGATCAAAAGGACCTAGCAGCTGTGTTTTTTAAGCCTCAAAAAGGTTTGGGAGGAAGATTTGAAGCTTGTAAATTCACTTATGGAGAACTAGGCATGCCGTTAATCGAAGATGTCATAGGTGGCGTTGAATGTGAAGTCATTTCAGGAGTCGAGCATGGAGATCACACAGTTTTCGTCGCTGAAGTAAAAAGTGCAGTATTGAATAAAGATGGATCTGCCTTAAATTTAGCGAGCACAGGTTGGAATTATGGTGGTTAATTTATCGAGACAAGTTCGGTGGAACTAACACCGTTAATAAGGGACAAGTCAAGATTATCGGATTTTTTGAAGGATATACCTAATGATCCTGGATGTTATTTGATGAAAGATGGTGAGGATAGATTGCTTTATGTTGGTAAATCTAAAAAGTTAAGGAATAGAGTTAGAAGTTATTTTCGTTCAGGTAATGAATTAAGTCCTAGAATATCTTTAATGGTGAGACAAGTTGCAGATATTGAATTGATAGTTACTGATAATGAAAGTGAAGCATTAACATTAGAATCAAATTTAATTAAATCTCATCAACCATATTTCAATGTCTTACTAAAAGATGATAAAAAGTATCCCTATGTTTGTATTACTTGGGGTGATAAATATCCAAGAATTTTTTTAACAAGAAAGAGACGTCAACGACAATTAAAAGATAAATATTATGGTCCTTATGTAGATGTTTATTTACTTAGACAGACTCTGTTTACTATAAAAAAATTGTTTCCACTCAGGCAAAGAAGAATTCCACTTTATAAGGATAGAACATGCCTTAATTATTCAATCGGAAGATGCCCTGGTGTTTGCCAGGAAGAAATAAGTTCAGAAGATTACAAAAACACTTTAAAACGAGTTGAAATGATATTTCAAGGAAGAACGGATGAATTAAGAATATTATTAGAAAAACAAATGATTTCTTTTTCAGAGTCATTGAAATTTGAAGAGGCTGGATCAGTTAGAGATCAGCTTAAGGGTATAGATAGATTGTATGAATCTCAAAAGATGATCATTCCTGATTCATCTGTTTGTAGGGATATAATTGCAATGGCATCAGAAGAAAATATAAGCTCTGTACAAATTTTTCAAATGCGATCAGGTAAATTAATTGGTCGTTTAGGATATTTCTCAGATAATAGTAATTTTAATTCATCTCAAATACTTCAACAAGTAATAGAAAATCATTATTCAAATGTAGATCCTGTTGAAATCCCATCAGAAATATTAGTTCAACATCAACTTGTAAATAATATCTTAATATCAGATTGGCTTAGTGAAATAAAAAAGCAAAAAGTTAATATAAATGTTCCTAAAAGATCTAGAAAAGCAGAGATTATTAAACTCGTAGAAAAAAATGCTAATTTAGAATTACAAAGAATTAAACAATCTCATGATAAGAATTTAGTTGAACTTGATGATCTGGCTAATATCCTTGATTTAGAAAATATTCCAAAGAGAATTGAATGTTATGACATAAGCCATATCCAAGGAAGTGATGCTGTTGCATCACAAGTAGTATTTATTGATGGTATTGCGGCAAGGCAACACTATAGAAGATATAAAATTAAAAGCCCGAATATAAAAATTGGACACAGCGACGATTTCGAATCAATGGCTGAAGTGATAACTAGAAGATTTAGAAGATGGGCTCGTTTTAAAGAAGAAGGTGGAAATATTGATGCCCTACTAAGTAATGAAAGCAGTGTTCTTGACAATCAGAATTTAAATGACTGGCCAGATCTCGTTGTGATAGATGGAGGTAAAGGTCAATTAAGTTCTGTCGTAGCTGCTCTTGAGGACCTGAAACTTGATCAAAATTTAAATGTCATTTCTTTAGCAAAAAAAAAGGAGGAAGTTTTTATTCCGAAGGTTAAACAATCATTAGTTACCGAATCAAATCAACCAGGAATGCTTTTGCTAAGGAGACTGAGAGATGAAGCTCATAGATTTGCAATTACTTTTCATAGGCAAAAAAGGAGTCAACGGATGAAACGTTCTCAGTTAAATGAAATACCGGGTCTTGGACCTCAAAGAATAAAATTATTGCTTGAGCATTTCAGGTCAATTGAGGCAATACAAATGGCTACTTTTTCTGAACTTTCATCAACACCAGGCTTAGGCAGATCAACTGCTGTTGTTATTAGAAACTATTTTCATCCCGATAAAAATAAATAATCTAATTTTAAATTATTAACTATTGAGCGACATCTAATCTTTATTAGAGTAATGTATAGAGTGATATGAACTTACCCAACATTTGATTTAATATGAATTTTTCGCCAGAGACATATTTATGGTTTAAATCATTTCATATTATCGGCGTAGTTGTTTGGTTTGCAGGTTTATTTTATTTAGTTAGATTATTTATTTACCATGTTGAAGTACAAACTCAGAAAGAGGAAATTAGGGACGTTTTTAATAAGCAATATTCTTTAATGGAGAAAAGGTTAGCTAATATAATTACCACTCCAGGAATGGTATTGGCTGTTATAATGGCAACTGGTCTATTATATATGCAGCCTTCATATCTATCGCAAGCATGGATGCAAGTTAAATTATTATTTGTATTATTTCTACTTATATATCATTTTTATTGTTATAGAATTATGAATCAATTAAATAATAATCAGTTCAATTATAGTGGTCAGCAACTCCGAGCATTGAATGAGTTGCCAACACTACTTTTGGTAGTTGTTGTAATGCTTGTTGTATTTAAAAACCAATTCCCAACAAGTGCTGCAAGTTGGTTGATCTTTGGGCTAATACTTTTTATGGCTGCAAGTATACAATTTTATGCCAAATGGCGCAGGAACAAGAAACAACTTACTTAGTTAATATGACTAATAAGGATTTTCTTTGTTTAAAAAATATAATCAAATCTGTTACTAAAGATAGTTGTCCAAATTCTATTAATTTTCATATGCATTCAACTTATAGTGATGGAAGTTTGTCTCCTATAGAAATCTATAATCAAGCCTTAGAACTAAATATTGATCATTATGCAATTACAGATCATCATTCAGTTGATGCATATCTTGAATTAGTTAAAATTATTGAATCTGATTATCTTGATAGTTCAATTTTTCCAAAACTTTGGACTGGTATAGAAATTACCTGCTTATTAAAAGGATGTTTAGTACATGTTTTAGGGCTTGGATTTGATCCTAGCTCTAAACACTTATTACCTTATGTTGAACATAGATCTGCTATTGGTAATGAATTACTAGCATCAAATGTAGTTGATTCGATACACAATGCGAATGGAATTGCTGTTTTAGCTCATCCTGCAAGATATAAGCTTCCATTTGATATTTTAATTAATGAAGCATCAAAGCTTAATTTTGATGCTGTTGAAACTTGGTATAACTACGAAAGAGCACCTATTTGGATCCCGTCAGAGTTTATTTGCGATAAAATATTTGATTGTGCAAATTCTTATTCATTGTTATCAACATGTGGAACAGATACTCATGGATTATCTCTTTTAAGGCGCTGATTTATTATTTCTTCTATTGGAATTAAATTTTTCAATTTTACTGTCTATATCAGATAAAATAGATTTAATAGATGCTATTTCTTCATTAGATACATCTGTCCAAAGCTTTCGATTTGATGCTTCTAGTAGTCTTTCAGCGATATCTCTTAATGCCCATGGATTGTTATCAATAATAAATTTTCTTGTCTTTTCATCTACCAACCAATTACTTGCAATTGACTCATAACACCAATTAGGAACAAGGTTAGTTGTTGCATCAAAAGAGAATAAATAGTCAAGGCTTGCTGACATCTCGAAAGCTCCTTTATAGCCATGTTGTTTCATTCCCTCAAGCCATTTTGGATTTAATAACCTACTCCTAACAACCTTATCTATTTCTTTTGAAAGTTTATGTATTCTTGGTCGTTGATATCTAGAATTATCTGCAAAATAAGCTTGTGGATTGTTACCACTAGTTTTCTTTACTGCAGAGATTAAGCCACCCTGAAATTGATAGTAATCATCTGAATCGAGTATGTCGTGCTCTCTATTATCTTGACTATGAAGTACTACTTTTACTTTTGATAAATTATATTCCAACCCTTTTTTGTCTTTAACAATATTGTTTGAACCTTCATATCGCCATTTACTCCATTCTATAAATGCATTAGCCAGTTCAGATTGATGATCCCATGAGCCATTATTGATAATTTCTTGCAAACCTGCTCCATATGATCCAGGTGCTGATCCATATATTCTTGAGTCGGTTTTTCCATTTCTATAAGACTCAGCAAGGGGATTAATTGCATTGGGCTCATTTAAATTCCCAATAAGGTTTTGTCCTCTTCGTATTAATTCAATGATTTGGGGGAATGCATCCCTAAATAAACCAGATATTCTTAATGTGACGTCGACTCTGGGCCTATTTAAAACACTCATGGGAATGACTTCAACGTCCACAACTCTTCTTAAAGTTCCATCCCATATAGGCATTAGACCCATAAGTGCAAATAGTTGACAAATATCTTCTCCTCCATTTCTCATGGTTGAAGTTCCCCATATTGAAATAGCGAGATGTAAAAGGTGCTCTCCATTTTCTTGTAGGTAAAGATCAACTAATTTTTCAGCACTTCTTTTCCCCAGGTCCCATGCTGTTTCTGTTGGAATAGCTCTAATATCAACAGAAAAGAAATTTTTACCTGTCGGTAAGACCTCTAATTTTCCTCTTGTTGGGGCACCAGAAGGGCCGCTAGCAATTCTCTTCCCTTCCAACGCTCTAAGTAAATTAGTCTTTTCGTTTTTGGAACTTTTTAATAATCTAGGTAAAATATTAGTTATTAAATGATTTATAAATATATTTGGGTTTTCAATATCTAAATATTTTAGTAGTTTACTATCAAGGTCGATTTTATTTTTGGCAGTGGTTTCGAGATTAAGTATATGTATACAATGAAACTCAATTATATACATTCCAATTTCATTAAACCAGTCAATTAGCTGCCCTACTTTTCTTGCATTAATAGAGGTATATTCTTTAAATAAATTAATATCTCTTTGCGTTAAGTCTAAACTTTCTTCGTCTCTCCAGGGGTCAATGGTAAAACCTAAATCTTCAGCTAAATATTGTGATAAACCAGCAATGTTCCCTGTAGGCACATTTGATATAGCCAACGTTAATTCTATTAGTTTATCCATACTTTGATTCACACCAAAGATATGAAGTCCAGTCCTTATTTGGGATTGTTTTATTTCACATAAATAACTTTCTGCAGTATCTATTATCTCTTGTATATGAATTCTTTTGATATCATCTTTAATTATATATGGGTCAATACTTGGCCATGAATTTTTAATTAATAAGTCTATAATCTTTTTTTCTAATAACTCATTTCTATTATCATTAATAAGTTTAGATTCATAATATTCATCAATTAAGTTCTCAATTTCTATTAACTCATTATAACTACCAGCGTGAGAAAGTGGCGGTGTTAAATGATCAATAATTATCGCGTGTGTCCTTCTTTTTGCTTGTGACCCTTCTCCAGGGTCATTTACGATAAATGGGTATATGTTTGGAACTGGTGGGCAAATAATAAATGGGAAACAATTACTACTTAAACCAACACCTTTACCAGGTAACCATTCAACGCTACCGTGCTTTCCTAGATGTATAATTGCATTTGCCTTAAATGAATGCGATAACCAAAAATATTGCGCAATATATTTATGTGTGGGTGGTAGATCTGGTGAGTGCAAATCTGACAAATTATCTTGTTCAAAGCCTCTATTTGCTTGAACTAATACAGTTATATTTCCTAGAGTAAATCCATTGATCGGGAACCCGCCTTCTTCTAATTGTTTTGAACAATTTGGTTCTCCCCATCGTTTAATCACCTTTTCCTTCGCATTAGCTTCAATTTTTTTCCACTGGTATAAATAATCAACAAGGCTTAAATATGATTGGGGTTCGTTAGATATGGTTTCATCAGAATTTGTCCTATAAGTAATTAACTTGTTAATTAGCTCTTTACTACTTCTTGGCAAGGGGTTATCTCCTAAATAATATCCTTCATCTTTTAACCATCTCAAAACGTACAAAAGGGTTTCTGGTGTATCTAAACCAACTCCATTTGCAATCCTTGAATCCTTAACAGGATAATTAGCTATTACAATAGCAATTTTTTTATTGAAGTTGCTTGTTTTTCTAAGATAAACAAGATTTTTTATGTAATTAATACACCATTCAATATGTTTGTCATAAGGTTCTGTTTTATATACAGATATAGATAATTCATTATCTGTATAGCTAAGATTTTTAAATGCAATTGGAACTGTACAAATTCGACCATCTACTTCTGGCAGAACAACTTGAATTGATAAGTCAATTGGATTTAAACCTACTGTTGATTTTTTCCATTCATTAACCGTCGAACTGGATATAAGTAGTTGATAGACAGGAACGTCTAATGTCTCCCATAGGCTATTTTTTATATTATCATTCTCATATTCAACTGATGAGAATGAAGTAGTAGTAATGATCGCTTCAATTTTTTCATTATCCAATAAATTTATTATTTCTTTCTGAATATCTTTTGACTTAAAACTAGTAATCCATACGATTTTGGGATTTATCTGATGTCTTTTTGAAATTTCAACTATTGATTCTGCTAATTCTGTGTTGCCTGATTGCAATAATGATTTGTAGAGAAATATAGCAATCTTAGGGTAATCATTATCTATCCATTTCCATTTGACTAAATCATCATGATATTCAATTAAATCTCTTTCAAGTTTAATTTCTTCTAAACTTATTATGTTATCTAAAACCTTTAAAAAGTAATTATAGTTTTTTAAACCGCCTTCATTTAATAGAAGTTGAATAAAATCAACTTGATCTTCTTTTATACTACTAATATCTTTAAGATCATTTGCTGTACTCTCTATGCCAGAGACTACTATTAATTGTCTATTAGGTTTCTCTAATTGCCATAAACTTAGTTGTTCAAATCCATATGACCAATATGATCTTGATCCTAAAAACCTAACAACAACGATTTCTGCTGTATTACATGTATTGGATATATAATGGTCGATTGATGCATTTGATGATAAATAGGCTATTGGTAAAGCCCTGATTTTATTTCTCCACTTTTTATTTTTAGGTTGCTTTAATACAGAGGATAAACAAGTTATGTCGGATGTAGCACTAGTTAGGAAGATAACTGGTGCATTAGGTTGTTCAATAAATGTAATTTCTTCTTGAGGATCATTCCCAGGAAGGCTGGCAATTCTATGCATTCATTTATTATGTGTAATTAATGCAGTAAAACTAAAAATGCTGATTTTTTTTCATCCTAGCTCGAGCTTAAATGCATAGTTTTCTTCCCTTCGCTTGGTTTGAGGGTCAATGTATTCCATTCAATGATGCAAAGCTATCAATAGCTACTCACGCCCTTCATTATGGAACTGCAGCTTTTGGTGGGATGCGTGCTATCCCTGACCCGAATAATAGTAAATCATTTTTATTATTTAGGGCAGATAAACATGCAAAAAGATTATGCCAAAGCGCTAAATTTTTGATGACTGAATTAGATGAGGATTTTGTATTAAACTCTCTAGAAACGTTTCTAGTCAAAAATAAACCTACTCAACCTGTATATATAAGACCATTTGTCTATACTAGTGATTTAGGAATTGCACCAAGATTACATAATATCGAAACTAATTTCTTTATTTACGGAATAGAATTAGGGGATTATCTTTCACCAGATGGTGTTACATGTCGCGTCAGTAGCTGGACCCGTCAGCAAGACAATTCACTTCCTCTGCGTGGGAAAATTAGTGGAGCATACATAACAAGCTCATTAGCTAAAACGGAAGCAGTAAAAAGTGGATTTGATGAGGCACTATTACTTAACAGTCAAGGTAAAGTTAGTGAGGCTAGTGGAATGAACATCTTTATAGTTCGGAATGGTGATCTCATAACACCTGGTGTAGATCAAGATATTCTTGAAGGTATTACTCGTGCAAGTGTTTTAGAACTTGCTAAGAGTAATGGAATAAATGTTATTGAAAGACCTGTAGATAAAACAGAGTTATTTATATCGGATGAGGTTTTCTTAACAGGCACAGCTGCAAAGATAACTCCGATTAAAATGATTGAAACAACATTAATGAGTAAAGAAATGCCAACAATGAATTTACTCAGAGATAAATTAACTAAAATTACAGAAGGTTTAGTACCTGAATATGAGAATTGGGTTAAACGTGTGAATATAGATTAAAATCTTAATGTATAATTTATTTAGATTTATGTTTTTCATTTTTATAAGTAAAGTATATATTATATGACTCGCTTTTTAGACTATCTAAACTCAGAGAAAAGACCAATAATAGTCTTTGATGGTGCAACAGGCA encodes the following:
- a CDS encoding DUF1995 family protein, which gives rise to MNMLPSDLKEAESNVYESVQSYFLSNSEQSFLSINLKFDGLRLNPIIFRLSNKLTEIKYDNILLWADAGGAALAKRDKPELASKIFTFKEFINSTDLSNSILLVCSPQPYDIEMFEQVCSHAKSNVIMINGKLEDPIVGIGSVGREMRKRFAKKWKVLYFVQPLSMGALLKRYPNDWELFKLNNNGYSFVKSFINRPDDETIILNL
- a CDS encoding D-alanyl-D-alanine carboxypeptidase — encoded protein: MKKKLSLYIGLIIISINTANGNLFSIYSYVRQRININSITPEETNICYALQKKIEDYIDNFNSKISVNILNKNGEFIVDINGKIPRIPASNQKILSSAFSLDNLGPNYILKTSLNEMSNGGLYLDASGDPDFDKRHLDELLRGLNSKEFNTGIKLPILITSSKKNTWWPPSWSYSDRKEEYGAPITKYSIASNASTNALNNPIDNFINELKTSLVRNNLSSKYFIKPVYNDFSIDFVSTIKSVNSAPLYILLNLVNSESHNYTAEVVFRHSLNNWSHDFPNVKYTKWLNDQNFDSDDFIFADASGLSRDNRVTTYGLSQFLRRMQLSRYSDYYFSSFSILGVRGSLENVKAPINLKGRILAKSGRLSNVRSISGIILGKDKIFSIIVNNKENSTKNIINILSIVDNTNYCT
- the coaD gene encoding pantetheine-phosphate adenylyltransferase codes for the protein MKALYPGSFDPLTFGHLDLIQRGSDLFGEVLIAVLENPSKKATFSCERRIEQIENATKDIPGCRTIAFKGLTVDCARENNADLILRGLRAMSDFEYELQVAHTNRSLNNQYETIFLATETHHSFLSSSVVKEVARFGGEIRHMVPEFIAKDLMKLNTN
- a CDS encoding flavin reductase family protein — its product is MTLNQDAKKVLLRKIPHGLFICAVREGDEINGFTASWVTQGSFTPPLVVMAVRADGSSHGIIQRTKMFSLNVLREDQKDLAAVFFKPQKGLGGRFEACKFTYGELGMPLIEDVIGGVECEVISGVEHGDHTVFVAEVKSAVLNKDGSALNLASTGWNYGG
- the uvrC gene encoding excinuclease ABC subunit UvrC — its product is MELTPLIRDKSRLSDFLKDIPNDPGCYLMKDGEDRLLYVGKSKKLRNRVRSYFRSGNELSPRISLMVRQVADIELIVTDNESEALTLESNLIKSHQPYFNVLLKDDKKYPYVCITWGDKYPRIFLTRKRRQRQLKDKYYGPYVDVYLLRQTLFTIKKLFPLRQRRIPLYKDRTCLNYSIGRCPGVCQEEISSEDYKNTLKRVEMIFQGRTDELRILLEKQMISFSESLKFEEAGSVRDQLKGIDRLYESQKMIIPDSSVCRDIIAMASEENISSVQIFQMRSGKLIGRLGYFSDNSNFNSSQILQQVIENHYSNVDPVEIPSEILVQHQLVNNILISDWLSEIKKQKVNINVPKRSRKAEIIKLVEKNANLELQRIKQSHDKNLVELDDLANILDLENIPKRIECYDISHIQGSDAVASQVVFIDGIAARQHYRRYKIKSPNIKIGHSDDFESMAEVITRRFRRWARFKEEGGNIDALLSNESSVLDNQNLNDWPDLVVIDGGKGQLSSVVAALEDLKLDQNLNVISLAKKKEEVFIPKVKQSLVTESNQPGMLLLRRLRDEAHRFAITFHRQKRSQRMKRSQLNEIPGLGPQRIKLLLEHFRSIEAIQMATFSELSSTPGLGRSTAVVIRNYFHPDKNK
- the hemJ gene encoding protoporphyrinogen oxidase HemJ; this translates as MNFSPETYLWFKSFHIIGVVVWFAGLFYLVRLFIYHVEVQTQKEEIRDVFNKQYSLMEKRLANIITTPGMVLAVIMATGLLYMQPSYLSQAWMQVKLLFVLFLLIYHFYCYRIMNQLNNNQFNYSGQQLRALNELPTLLLVVVVMLVVFKNQFPTSAASWLIFGLILFMAASIQFYAKWRRNKKQLT
- a CDS encoding PHP domain-containing protein, which codes for MAQEQETTYLVNMTNKDFLCLKNIIKSVTKDSCPNSINFHMHSTYSDGSLSPIEIYNQALELNIDHYAITDHHSVDAYLELVKIIESDYLDSSIFPKLWTGIEITCLLKGCLVHVLGLGFDPSSKHLLPYVEHRSAIGNELLASNVVDSIHNANGIAVLAHPARYKLPFDILINEASKLNFDAVETWYNYERAPIWIPSEFICDKIFDCANSYSLLSTCGTDTHGLSLLRR
- the cobN gene encoding cobaltochelatase subunit CobN, with translation MHRIASLPGNDPQEEITFIEQPNAPVIFLTSATSDITCLSSVLKQPKNKKWRNKIRALPIAYLSSNASIDHYISNTCNTAEIVVVRFLGSRSYWSYGFEQLSLWQLEKPNRQLIVVSGIESTANDLKDISSIKEDQVDFIQLLLNEGGLKNYNYFLKVLDNIISLEEIKLERDLIEYHDDLVKWKWIDNDYPKIAIFLYKSLLQSGNTELAESIVEISKRHQINPKIVWITSFKSKDIQKEIINLLDNEKIEAIITTTSFSSVEYENDNIKNSLWETLDVPVYQLLISSSTVNEWKKSTVGLNPIDLSIQVVLPEVDGRICTVPIAFKNLSYTDNELSISVYKTEPYDKHIEWCINYIKNLVYLRKTSNFNKKIAIVIANYPVKDSRIANGVGLDTPETLLYVLRWLKDEGYYLGDNPLPRSSKELINKLITYRTNSDETISNEPQSYLSLVDYLYQWKKIEANAKEKVIKRWGEPNCSKQLEEGGFPINGFTLGNITVLVQANRGFEQDNLSDLHSPDLPPTHKYIAQYFWLSHSFKANAIIHLGKHGSVEWLPGKGVGLSSNCFPFIICPPVPNIYPFIVNDPGEGSQAKRRTHAIIIDHLTPPLSHAGSYNELIEIENLIDEYYESKLINDNRNELLEKKIIDLLIKNSWPSIDPYIIKDDIKRIHIQEIIDTAESYLCEIKQSQIRTGLHIFGVNQSMDKLIELTLAISNVPTGNIAGLSQYLAEDLGFTIDPWRDEESLDLTQRDINLFKEYTSINARKVGQLIDWFNEIGMYIIEFHCIHILNLETTAKNKIDLDSKLLKYLDIENPNIFINHLITNILPRLLKSSKNEKTNLLRALEGKRIASGPSGAPTRGKLEVLPTGKNFFSVDIRAIPTETAWDLGKRSAEKLVDLYLQENGEHLLHLAISIWGTSTMRNGGEDICQLFALMGLMPIWDGTLRRVVDVEVIPMSVLNRPRVDVTLRISGLFRDAFPQIIELIRRGQNLIGNLNEPNAINPLAESYRNGKTDSRIYGSAPGSYGAGLQEIINNGSWDHQSELANAFIEWSKWRYEGSNNIVKDKKGLEYNLSKVKVVLHSQDNREHDILDSDDYYQFQGGLISAVKKTSGNNPQAYFADNSRYQRPRIHKLSKEIDKVVRSRLLNPKWLEGMKQHGYKGAFEMSASLDYLFSFDATTNLVPNWCYESIASNWLVDEKTRKFIIDNNPWALRDIAERLLEASNRKLWTDVSNEEIASIKSILSDIDSKIEKFNSNRRNNKSAP
- a CDS encoding branched-chain amino acid transaminase, which translates into the protein MHSFLPFAWFEGQCIPFNDAKLSIATHALHYGTAAFGGMRAIPDPNNSKSFLLFRADKHAKRLCQSAKFLMTELDEDFVLNSLETFLVKNKPTQPVYIRPFVYTSDLGIAPRLHNIETNFFIYGIELGDYLSPDGVTCRVSSWTRQQDNSLPLRGKISGAYITSSLAKTEAVKSGFDEALLLNSQGKVSEASGMNIFIVRNGDLITPGVDQDILEGITRASVLELAKSNGINVIERPVDKTELFISDEVFLTGTAAKITPIKMIETTLMSKEMPTMNLLRDKLTKITEGLVPEYENWVKRVNID